The Macadamia integrifolia cultivar HAES 741 chromosome 4, SCU_Mint_v3, whole genome shotgun sequence genome contains the following window.
CCCTCAGATTCTTTGATTGGATAGTAGTGTAGTCTTTAACATGAGATAATAACATAAGTTAATGGATCTTACTTGTTGACATCAATGCATATAATCTCCTTCaatttcaagaaacaaaaaaaaaatttagagaaagagaaaaggcgAATGGTATCATGATATGACCAATCACATACATTACTTACATTCTCCATTTGGATGCACAAATCCTGTGGAGCATTCACATAACTAACTTGTTCTTTGCCAGAATTAATATATCAAAACAACTCACCACAACAAATTAACAACACATAACACTTCTAAACTTAGATCTACTAGTAAATGATCAAGGGCTTACTCCTACTAAGAAGGtgaaaccaaaaaagaaaaagaaatgcatAAAAACAGTGATTTGTCGGACCATAAGCTTGCATTCCCCCTCTTGCAGGCATCATTTACATGAGTTTTAAGTCATGGAAGGGTCTCCAGATTCACCAAAAGAAAGCTTGGAGAAGTCCTCATCCTCTCATGACAATGGGGGATCAGCAACCTAAATAGTAGCTCTGGCTGGAAATAAGGAGTTGAAGTTTTGCTTGAGAAGCTCATCAAACAAAGAGAATACATGGTGGGTGAGAAGAGAAGCTAAGGATGGTTAGTGTGTGAGAAATGAGAATTTTCTTGTGGGGGGAGGAGGGGTTACATAAACAtatacatttatatgtgaagagagagagagagagagagagagagagagatcttgtgGAGCAGCAAGCACGCATACTGTAACTTGTAGTACACTACATAATGCATATATAGTGAAGCTAATCTTAAATTCTCGCACGCATGCTTCTCTTTTTTCGTCTTCAATTGTGAAGTCTTTGCACCTTTTTCcacaagaaagaaagggttgagaaaaaaaagtgaaggtTCTCCAAGATTTTCCAACAAAGTATGGTGCCTAAGGCTGGGACTCTTTTTAAAGCACTGTGTCCCAAACCAAAGGGTCTCTTTAGTCAGTTGAGTGCGTTCTTCTTAGTTCTTCCATCGTTTAGTTGGATTTTTCCACTCGACAGAAATTTGATGGGTCACTTAATTTGTATCATGTGGATTGTTAATATGACAATTTTAATTGGATATCTAAAGAATGATCTGGATTGATCACTTAGGTATTATACATGAATTCAATTACATAcgttccaaaaaaatattaaaatattaaaaaacttTACTTTTCTACTCGGTCAATTTCAATTGAACTGGAACTTAACATATAAGCAAAGAACATTTGGCACTACCTCACTGCTGAATTTTAGCTCCCATACCTATTTGTATGGTATAAAAAATTAGTGTTAGAAGGTCTAACCcaaaactggtatcagagcaaaataACTACTCAGGTGTATGAAAGCATTAAGGTCTTGACCAAATCTATATAGGATTATACAACTACACGTGGTCATACAACTTAGGGaggataaaaatatatatatatatatatatatgaactctGATATCATTTAGGATCCAACCACAAACTTTTAGGCATTAAAAGAAGAAAGCTCTTAGctttaatatatgaaaccacttaaaccctaaactaatcGATGTGAAAGGGTGAGAAAACTCACCAGGATCTGAACAAACAAATGTAGGATTATAACTCCCAATATCTGATTAAGTAGGTTGTCTTATGAATAGTCCTGTccttaaagataaaaaaaaaatcaaagtttcaATGAAAATGAAATCGGCCACGTGGCAAAACAAACCATTGGACCGCCCAGTCAGTTTCTTCCACAGAGGGACCACCTGCTGTCTCTGTCCATCAAACGGTGGAACATCACACTTTGTCCGTTTTGTTAAACCAGGACCACCGGAGCGAAGAGTAAGAAGATGTATAGTATAGGCCCTCTCTTCTTGACTAAGAGGACAAGAGCCAATACACCTCACCAACCTGCCTTTCCCAAActtattttttggaaagaaacctAAACTTTGCTTGGAAGACAATCCAGGTGATCAAACTTAATCACTTCTCCTTTTCCTGCACTTATGGGGCCACAATTCCGGATGGAAATTCACCAAAGAATGGAGCATTTTAGGGGTGTTGGGGACGAAAGGgatatgaaccccaccccagtcTTGTCTATTTATATACGTTTGTGAAAGAATGTGAGAGTTCGTTCCTATGGTCAAGGTTTCTTATACAAGAAATTATCTTCAGGAAAGGATCAAATCCAAAGAATATATGAACGTCCCCGTTTAGCTTGAGCCTCAGAGGGGATGTTCTAGTTCCTTGTGTATTTGAAACTGAGAATTGACTTCCCCTAAGCCTAACCATTCACCCACCACACAAGTGATTGATGGGCCTCCAACTCCTAATCCCTCCATGGGAGGTTCCAATGTTCTCCACTTGGATGAGGCTTTGTGGGCTTTTTTGTAATGATCCTTCAGTCCTGCACAGGAGGGCATTCTTCATCTCTGCTGACTCCCGCGTAACCGTGACCATAACCATAAccataatcataatcataaccAAGGAGACAGACGATGACGTTACGTGGAATCAAGAGACTTCCAAGCCCATTAGCTAAAAGCCATCTGGGTTTGGATTCTGAAACTTTAAGCCTCCTGAGTGAGTTCAGCTCCACAACCCACAAAGGAGGACAATGACCAGTTGCGAATAAAAtcaccagaaccagaaccatcAGATATTAAATCGAACACCTGTCCTACGCTCCTACGCATTTACACCGTACACGTGGTTCCACGTGTATGCTCTACCCTCTCTCACCACCTTGGTTAATATGCTAACCAGGGTTGGAACGTAAGTGGTTAAGGGAGACCTGTTCGTATTTATTCGCCACAGCCCAGGTTAGTGGAAAGTTAAGCAAGGTATATAGGCCACCTACTGTGCAGCATTAGCCAATTGAGCTCTTCGGAGCCTTTTTGTACGATAAACAGAAGAGATGGGACTTCCAAACTTTCCCAGTGCAGCTGATGGTGTGTTGCCTGTGCTGGTGATGAACACAGTTCTTTCGGTGGCCCTGTTGAAGAACGTGTTGAGCTGGGTGCTTCATGTCACGGGGGCCACTCAAAGTCGCCCACCTTTAGAAGAAGATGAGACAAATGGAGGGCACTCACAAAtttcagagaaagagagtgaaagGAGAATCTCCATTACCCTCTTCAAGTCCTTGTGTGACAATAGGTTCCATGCCACTGGTAGTAATAGCGGTGAGAGTAATAGAAGGGGTGGTGGTAGGGTTGGTTGTTCTTCCACGGAGTGCTGCGTATGCTTGTATGGATTTGAAGAGAACGAGGAAGTTTGTGAGTTGTCCTGCAAGCATTTCTTTCACAAGGGCTGTTTGGAAACGTGGTTCGATCACAAGCACAGAACTTGCCCTCTTTGTAGATCTACCATGTAGTGACAGTAACAGAGGAAGTAtcaacccttctttttttttcctgctttttCTTGTTCTATCTCCTTTCTTTGGTTGTTCTCTGAGCAGATAATAAAGGGATTCTGTCTACAATCTTGTAATGCTTTTCTACATTAAGTATCATACATAAATAGCTAGGAGTCATCAATCAGAGTACAAAGACATAGAAATcttgttatattatattatcatgtATGGCCTGTACAAGCACTGCTCCACACGTTTCTTGAGCCCACTCACAAGGATCTTGCTTCATTGCATAGGATTAGTGTTAGAATATGGCTATTCAGAAACGACTCCCTAAAAATATTGAGACAATAGTTGCTCAATTTGATAACTGGGATAACTCTCTCTTGGCTACGCCGATCATTGTGTACagaaacttgccaggatcatgaGAATATGGGTTGTCCAGAGCTGCATGAGCTAAGAGGGGAAGCTTTCTCAAAGCTCGACCACTTAAGCCCTGCGACACGATCCAAAAGACGCACCACAGTTCAAGGTCAGCACCAATTATTTAAGACTCCATTAAGGTTAAAATTTGAAGGACATTCATTCCTTACCTCACATAATTCCGCGGCTTCAACCAATTGTTTAGACAGACAAAGTGTGCCCTGAGGCTCCTGGACCTCAAGAATGTTCAGCTTTTCCCGCAAAGTAGGATAGTTCTGAAGCTTGAGTTGACCCTAGAATAAAACAATGTTTGGGAGTTAAGGATATGAAATTAAGAAGGCCACCCAGGCAAGAGAACTCTAGAAAATTCTCAAAGCACCGCAGCTTTTACTGAGTAGAATGGTGACGAAGAATCAGTACCTCAGGATATGTTAGAATCCCAGTTCGTATAAGTTCTTCTATGCAGGACCTCAGTATTTCATACCGTGCTGGAAGAGTAGGAGGTCCAACATATGCCTTGATATCAGCTCGATCAACAAAAGCTATATCTGGAATCTACCCAATAGTGAGTTTGACAAATCTAATAATATCAGAATGACCAGCAAGCAGGATTAATTTACCATTAATACTTGAACTGCCATGTCTGTCCACTAGGTCAAGGCAAATGGAActtgatgaatgaaaaaaaagaaaaaattgggaGTACAAAGAAACAAAGTAAGAGATAAGAGGAAATCAGAAAGAATAAAAAGGCATAGCAATCAAGAACGAAAGATATTCACAGAAAGACCAAGTTGTGAGAAATAGGGATCAAATTTGCGATTATAAAGTGAATCAACCATCAAATGCTTGGGTGTCTCACTAGAAACTAGACAAGGAGAAATAAACCCCTTTCCATTTTCTATGTACTTCCATGCAAACTATGCCCTCATAAATTACCCACGGGCATTTCTCATTGAACGGCCACAAAATTCACAGAGAATTTTAGCCAATCAGCGGGTAAATTATCTTTTCATTTAAAGAACTGGACATGCTTGATACTTCTTGGGTGAGAAGCACAAAATCAGACAATAGTTGCACAAATATCTAATTACATAACCAGCTAAGCAATTACCAAAAATCTATGTAACCTGTAAGCTCATTGTATCACAGCACCATTCTGTTTCTTATCATAACGACAAAGAGGCTACAATTATGTACCATttctaaatataaaaatattttgcataaaaaagataaatatgCAGATATTTTAACAATGATTTTACCCATCTGCAAATGAATCATTGAATCTGAGTTGCTTCTCTCAAATCGTTAACGAATCCAATGAGTTTAAAAAAGAGGGGGGCGAGGAAGAGAGATGTTAAACTGATGCGTAAATTACATACGCTTGAAATTAAGAAATCTTCAGTACTACATCTAAGAATTTATGAAGATAAAATAGCACACCAAGTATTTGTATCTTCATAAATATATAAGTGCAAACAAAATGCAAATCAATTCAGCCAGGAGAAGATACATGCAAAACTACAAGAAGAATCAATCTTCTTAGGACAGaaagaaatgatagaaaattaaaaaacagaATTAAAGACTAATCAAGAGATTGAAAATTATGAGCTGATTCATTATCTCTTTTAGTTTTTCATGCAGAGAAAGCAGTGCCTCACAGAATCAGCAAGTTTTCAACATGAACATACCAATTGCATCTGTTATATTTGATGTAGTCAGGATGATCACATTTGGTGAGGATTTTAGCTTGTCCATCTGAGTGAGCAGGGCATTCACAACCTGCAAATTCCAGATCCAGTTCAAGAAGAAATTTAGAAACTGCTCCTTTTACTTTTTATCTGAGAAAATATGCCTCCAAGTTTGTCTACTTAAtgttgaaattttatttgtagGTGCAGAAAGATTACTCGAATAGAGTCTGAAGGTTCAGACCCTGACAAGGCAGCCTTTCTAGCAGCAGCAAGACTTTCAACTTCATCTGCAGcatataatttcaattttttttaggataagaAGAGATTCCTAATACAAaccaaataattaattaacCATGGATCCCATAGGAAAATCCCTAAGTAAGAATCCATCCAGCagagtgaaaaagaaaaaggatcaaTCAATCAAATGCTTAGGATTTGTTAACCAAGGGCTACAAGGCCCAAGGACCATTGTCATATCATTTTTGTGGTCCACTTTACACCAGTTAACTGTGCCTATTCTAGTAATCCCTCTCATCCATCATGGGTTCTCATCTTTGCTCTGGTTCTATGCCTTGGTAACAAGGGTTTTGGTTACAGTGGGATATATGCCATTATAGAATGGGGATACTTTGTCATTGTGTAAAATGTATTCACATAGAGAGGAGAATAGAATGGTAACCCCAACCTTTGCTCCACAAGGGGATGTTCCCTAGGTCCTCACTTGGCACTCTAGAAGTACAGATCAGACAAAAACTATGAAATTCCCACCCCATAGGCTATACACAAAACCACGTAACAAAAATGGTTTCCGTTCCATATCTCTTGGGCCTCTGCTATGATGTCCCCAGTAGCTTGATATCTTTTAACATGCCCCACTTAACTTCGaaacttaaaaaaatgaaactctTTCTGAATTCTGAAGATATTTTCATGATACACATGTAAATTTCatctttcatgaatgaactcCTTTGATTTTGCATATAATCAACTTGTTGGTTGATGGGAAAGATAGTGAGCAGATTCAAGATTCAAAAATTTGCAAAGTTTGATGTTAGGATCCAGTAATAAGTTGGATGCAGAAACATTACAACTATAAAAAGGTCTAGTTTGGCAAAGAAACATTATCACACAATAAATGCTTCCACCATTTATATACACCTAACCATAAGGGTGATTTCATTATAGGTCATGTTAACCTTCGTACAAAAAGACCAGGAAAGAAAGTGGGCTTGTGGGATGAGGCAGCACACTGACCTTGCCCCACCCCAACACtcaatagaaaaaaagggggggaatactccccccccccccccacaaatggaaagaaagaataaCCCTGA
Protein-coding sequences here:
- the LOC122077234 gene encoding probable E3 ubiquitin-protein ligase XERICO → MGLPNFPSAADGVLPVLVMNTVLSVALLKNVLSWVLHVTGATQSRPPLEEDETNGGHSQISEKESERRISITLFKSLCDNRFHATGSNSGESNRRGGGRVGCSSTECCVCLYGFEENEEVCELSCKHFFHKGCLETWFDHKHRTCPLCRSTM